The Populus alba chromosome 6, ASM523922v2, whole genome shotgun sequence genome contains a region encoding:
- the LOC118048464 gene encoding transcription factor bHLH87 — MDYHSTTNPSSSGSSSAPKNGREKRTGGKKSNGGVKLSTDPQSVAARERRHRISDRFKILQSLVPGGTKMDTVSMLEEAINYVKFLKNQILLHQTIMNSVDDEQSLDYHLPAGSASLPPEQPSYLDSNLASVVHPSSSLPCPDSYFQADENYTHYDAFDSKNYYF; from the coding sequence ATGGACTACCATTCCACTACAAACCCTAGCTCATCTGGGTCGTCTTCTGCACCCAAGAATGGCAGAGAGAAAAGGACGGGTGGCAAGAAAAGCAATGGCGGGGTGAAGTTATCAACTGACCCTCAAAGTGTGGCTGCGAGGGAAAGGAGGCATCGTATTAGTGACAGGTTCAAGATTTTGCAAAGCTTGGTTCCTGGTGGGACAAAGATGGACACGGTTTCCATGTTAGAGGAGGCCATTAATTATGTTAAGTTCTTAAAGAATCAAATATTGCTTCACCAAACTATAATGAACTCTGTGGATGATGAACAATCTCTTGATTATCATCTTCCTGCTGGTTCTGCTTCTCTTCCTCCTGAGCAACCTTCATACTTGGACAGCAACCTCGCATCCGTAGTGCATCCTTCGTCTTCACTGCCATGCCCAGATTCTTACTTCCAAGCTGATGAAAATTACACGCATTATGATGCATTTGATAGTAAGAATTATTACTTTTAG
- the LOC118048178 gene encoding ammonium transporter 2, with product MNASTAYEQVSPAVPSWLNKGDNAWQMTASTLVALQSMPGLVILYASIVKKKWAVNSAFMALYAFAAVLICWVLLGYRMAFGDELLPFWGKGAPALGQKYLLTRARVPESTHTLEDGTRETVEPWYPMASLVYFQFTFAAITLILLAGSVLGRMNIKAWMAFVPLWLIFSYTVGAFSLWGGGFLYHWGVIDYSGGYVIHLSSGIAGLTAAYWVGPRLKSDRERFPPNNVLLMLAGAGLLWMGWSGFNGGAPYAANIDASIAVLNTNVCAATSLLVWTSLDVVYFGKPSVIGAVQGMMTGLVCITPGAGLVQSWAAIVMGILSGSIPWVSMMILHKKSALLQKVDDTLGVFHTHAVAGLLGGLLTGLLAEPELCDLILPVNTRGAFYGGSGGVQFLKQVVAALFVIGWNVVSTTIILLFIRLFIPLRMPEEQLAIGDDAVHGEEAYALWGDGEKYDPTKHGRNTSMYGEEIAQSPYVNGARGVTINL from the exons ATGAATGCCTCAACAGCTTATGAACAGGTTTCACCGGCAGTCCCTTCGTGGCTAAACAAAGGAGACAATGCATGGCAAATGACAGCGTCAACTCTGGTTGCCCTCCAGAGCATGCCAGGGCTTGTCATACTCTACGCCAGCATAGTCAAGAAGAAATGGGCTGTAAACTCTGCCTTCATGGCCCTCTATGCCTTTGCTGCTGTCCTCATTTGCTGGGTGCTTTTAGGCTACCGCATGGCTTTTGGCGATGAACTCCTTCCCTTTTGGGGAAAGGGTGCACCGGCTTTAGGCCAAAAGTACCTTTTAACCAGAGCGAGGGTCCCTGAAAGTACGCATACACTCGAAGATGGCACTAGGGAAACTGTTGAGCCTTGGTATCCAATGGCCTCGCTTGTGTACTTTCAATTTACTTTCGCTGCTATTACCCTTATTTTGCTTGCTGGTTCTGTTCTTGGCCGGATGAATATTAAAGCTTGGATGGCTTTTGTGCCTCTGTGGCTCATATTCTCCTACACTGTTGGTGCTTTTAGCCTATGGGGAGGCGGATTTCTTTATCATTGGGGTGTCATCGATTACTCTGGTGGCTATGTCATTCACCTCTCCTCAGGAATTGCTGGGTTGACAGCAGCTTATTGG GTTGGACCAAGGCTAAAAAGTGACAGGGAGAGATTCCCCCCTAACAATGTGTTGCTAATGCTTGCGGGTGCTGGTCTGTTGTGGATGGGCTGGTCAGGATTCAATGGAGGAGCACCCTACGCAGCAAATATCGACGCTTCGATTGCGGTGCTGAACACTAATGTTTGCGCAGCAACAAGTCTGCTTGTATGGACATCTCTGGATGTTGTATACTTTGGTAAACCATCAGTGATAGGAGCTGTTCAGGGCATGATGACTGGCCTAGTTTGCATCACTCCAGGAGCAG GACTGGTTCAATCTTGGGCGGCTATAGTGATGGGAATACTTTCTGGCAGCATTCCATGGGTGTCTATGATGATACTGCATAAGAAATCTGCCCTGCTTCAAAAG GTGGATGATACACTGGGTGTCTTTCACACACATGCAGTGGCTGGGCTCTTGGGTGGACTTCTGACCGGACTTTTAGCGGAGCCGGAACTGTGTGACCTTATACTGCCGGTGAATACAAGGGGTGCGTTTTATGGTGGAAGTGGTGGGGTGCAATTCCTGAAGCAAGTGGTGGCAGCCCTTTTTGTTATAGGTTGGAACGTGGTGTCCACAACCATAATCCTTCTGTTTATAAGGCTGTTTATACCATTGAGGATGCCTGAGGAGCAACTTGCTATCGGAGATGATGCAGTTCATGGAGAGGAAGCTTATGCTTTATGGGGTGATGGAGAAAAATACGACCCGACTAAGCACGGTCGGAACACCTCAATGTATGGAGAGGAAATAGCACAGTCTCCGTATGTTAATGGTGCAAGAGGTGTCACCATCAATTTGTAA
- the LOC118048179 gene encoding diaminopimelate epimerase, chloroplastic translates to MADRENIVRNSSLLSPRTTAAMADTIAAATVSLFLKPSTRYSQLFLTLTTSLPVLRFNSLKNPKFRPLVVSSSMSIESAAAPQETSSKSPSFLDHREGSRFLHFVKYHGLGNDFIVFDNRDSSEPKIRPEQAVKLCDRNFGIGADGVIFALPGVNGTDYTMRIFNSDGSEPEMCGNGVRCFARFIAELENFHGKRQSFTVHTGAGLIVPEIQEDGQVKVDMGEPVLKAANVPTKLASNKNDAVVKSELVVDGVTWNVTCVSMGNPHCVTFGTKGGEDLQVDALNLAQMGPKFEHHDVFPARTNTEFVQVYSPSHLKMRVWERGAGATLACGTGACATVVAAVLEGRAGRNCTVDLPGGPLEIEWREEDNHVYMTGPAEVVFYGSVRL, encoded by the exons ATGGCAGACAGAGAAAACATCGTCCGTAACTCCTCTCTTTTGTCCCCAAGAACTACTGCAGCCATGGCCGACACTATTGCAGCCGCCACCGTTTCCCTATTTCTAAAACCCTCAACTCGCTACTCCCAACTCTTCCTCACTCTCACCACTTCTCTTCCTGTTCTTCGATTCAACTCTCTAAAGAACCCGAAGTTCCGGCCGTTAGTAGTTTCCTCGTCAATGAGcatcgaatcagcagcagcCCCCCAGGAAACTTCATCAAAATCACCCTCCTTTCTTGATCACAGAGAAGGCAGCAGATTCCTTCACTTTGTCAAATACCACGGCCTCGGCAATGACTTCATTGTG TTTGATAATAGGGACTCTAGCGAGCCCAAGATAAGACCAGAGCAAGCAGTGAAGTTATGTGATAGGAATTTTGGGATTGGGGCAGATGGGGTGATTTTTGCTTTGCCTGGGGTTAATGGAACTGATTATACAATGAGGATATTTAATTCCGATGGGAGCGAGCCGGAGATGTGTGGCAATGGGGTGCGGTGTTTTGCCAGGTTTATTGCCGAGTTGGAGAATTTTCATGGGAAGAGACAGAGTTTTACTGTGCATACTGGTGCTGGTTTGATTGTTCCTGAGATTCAAGAAGATGGGCAAGTTAAGGTTGATATGGGGGAGCCGGTGCTTAAAGCAGCTAACGTGCCAACGAAATTGGCTTCGAATAAGAATGATGCTGTTGTTAAGTCGGAATTGGTTGTGGATGGAGTGACTTGGAATGTGACTTGTGTTAGCATGGGAAATCCTCATTGTGTAACTTTCGGTACCAAAGGAGGGGAG GATTTGCAGGTTGATGCATTAAATCTGGCTCAAATGGGTCCTAAGTTTGAACATCATGATGTGTTCCCAGCTCGAACTAACACTG AGTTTGTGCAAGTTTATTCACCTTCACATCTCAAAATGCGTGTCTGGGAGCGTGGGGCAG GAGCAACACTGGCCTGCGGAACGGGCGCTTGTGCAACAGTGGTTGCAGCAGTTCTTGAGGGTCGTGCTGGGAGG AATTGCACGGTTGACCTACCTGGAGGTCCACTGGAGATTGAGTGGAGGGAGGAAGACAACCATGTGTACATGACTGGCCCAGCTGAAGTGGTGTTTTATGGATCAGTTCGCCTATGA